The Arachis hypogaea cultivar Tifrunner chromosome 16, arahy.Tifrunner.gnm2.J5K5, whole genome shotgun sequence genome contains a region encoding:
- the LOC112758084 gene encoding epoxide hydrolase 2, with protein sequence METIQHRTVPVNGINMHVAEKGEGPVLLFLHGFPELWYTWRHQILALSSKGYRCVAPDLRGYGDTDVPESVSSYTCFHIVGDIVALIDSLGVDQVFLVAHDWGAMIGWFLCMFRPERIKAYVCLSVPLLRRHPTIKTVDGMRFLYGDDYYICRFQEPGEIEGQIAQVGTLNAMKNILTTRKTGPPILPKGQFGNGVNESTPETLPSWLTQDDLDYFVSKFEKTGFTGGLNYYRNLNLNWELTAPWSGAKIKVPVKFITGDMDMVYTSLGMKDYIESGLFKEEVPNLEEVIIQEGVAHFNNQEAAEDVTNHIYTFITKF encoded by the exons atggAAACCATACAGCACAGAACGGTGCCAGTGAATGGCATCAACATGCACgttgcagagaaaggagaaggccCAGTGCTGCTCTTCCTCCACGGCTTCCCCGAGCTATGGTACACTTGGCGCCACCAGATTCTGGCTCTCTCCTCCAAGGGATACCGCTGCGTGGCGCCAGATCTCCGTGGCTACGGGGACACCGATGTTCCAGAGTCGGTGAGCAGCTACACTTGCTTCCACATAGTGGGAGACATTGTTGCCCTCATCGACTCACTTGGAGTGGATCAAGTGTTCCTGGTGGCTCATGATTGGGGCGCCATGATTGGTTGGTTCCTCTGCATGTTCCGCCCGGAGAGAATCAAAGCATATGTATGCCTCAGCGTGCCTCTCCTGCGAAGACACCCTACCATAAAAACCGTTGATGGGATGCGTTTCTTGTATGGTGATGACTACTACATTTGCAGGTTTCAGGAACCGGGAGAAATCGAAGGTCAGATAGCTCAAGTTGGAACACTCAATGCCATGAAGAATATCCTCACAACCCGCAAGACTGGGCCTCCCATCCTTCCCAAGGGACAGTTTGGAAATGGAGTCAATGAATCTACCCCTGAGACCTTGCCTTCTTGGCTCACTCAGGACGATCTCGATTATTTTGTCTCCAAATTCGAGAAAACTGGCTTCACCGGTGGCTTGAACTACTACAGAAATTTGAACtt GAACTGGGAGTTGACGGCACCATGGAGTGGAGCGAAGATCAAAGTGCCGGTGAAATTCATAACAGgtgatatggacatggtgtacaCGTCGCTAGGGATGAAAGATTATATCGAGAGTGGGCTTTTCAAGGAAGAGGTGCCGAATTTGGAGGAAGTCATTATTCAAGAAGGTGTAGCTCACTTCAACAATCAAGAGGCAGCAGAGGATGTCACTAATCACATTTACACCTTCATTACTAAGTTCTAA